From the Megalops cyprinoides isolate fMegCyp1 chromosome 21, fMegCyp1.pri, whole genome shotgun sequence genome, one window contains:
- the LOC118769281 gene encoding CDC42 small effector protein 1-like, whose translation MSEFWHKIGCCVVAKPPPKRKKRRKIDRSMIGEPMNFMHLTHIGSGEMVEGLPPSGSVQEQMRSKGPGVNGRSSLL comes from the exons ATGAGCGAGTTCTGGCACAAGATAGGCTGCTGCGTGGTGGCCAAACCCCCGCCG aagaggaagaagaggaggaagattGACCGCAGCATGATCGGGGAGCCCATGAACTTCATGCACCTGACACATATTGGGTCTGGGGAGATGGTGGAGGGTTTACCACCG TCCGGGTCGGTCCAGGAACAGATGAGGTCGAAAGGACCTGGCGTCAACGGCCGGAGTAGCCTGTTATAG